A genome region from Diorhabda carinulata isolate Delta chromosome 2, icDioCari1.1, whole genome shotgun sequence includes the following:
- the LOC130903560 gene encoding cGMP-dependent protein kinase, isozyme 1-like translates to MCLCVSRNSYSPVKVEEYETERRFAVYQSGANLTDLKVDPKTPEEENQIKTAIRNNEFTSKIISGHILDDAVSAMYKRKVKAGEIIIREGKKGTHMFVSNSGTFEVTKYDFKDNFDDIRVFGELAILYDAKRLATIKALTNATVWVLDAPVYHHLLIRHAVKEQNEKVNFLIQNDVLKNAGDKILKLAANSLKSEFYAGGKTIIKEGEKGNKFYIVRAGSVTVSKKGEGIVGNYSKGYFFGERALLEESRRQATIIANPPLVECLILSRKVFLELTEYFRIEPARVTRKKSSQYQDIKLEDLEVISNIGIGGFGRIDLVRHKVNKKMFALKYMSKFNIVADQRQQHAINERMQMQLDSPFIVTMYRTFKNNIYVFYLMELCPAGDLWNILYRETPERRFKEKDAKFIVGCVLEGLDYLHSREIIFRDLKPENVLLTSTGYFQLTDFGYAKKLSKFEKTFTFAGTVEYVAPELILKKPYNRSVDIWSCGIFIYEMLCGKTPFVSPDKNENVIFKKILSGIENIKFPSVINQDAKDLILKLCRSNPPDRIGMENSGISKIKKHKWFNGFSWQKLENLEMESSFKETAKINRLGTKLKPDPDIPQEETSGWDEEF, encoded by the exons ATGTGTTTGTGTGTATCTAGAAATAGTTACTCCCCAGTGAAAGTTGAAGAATATGAAACTGAAAGGCGATTTGCTGTATATCAGAGTGGAGCTAATTTAACTGACTTAAAAGTTGATCCTAAAACTCCAGA GGAAGAGAACCAAATCAAAACTGCAATAAGAAACAATGAATTTACTAGTAAAATTATATCTGGACACATTCTTGACGATGCTGTATCGGCTATGTACAAGAGAAAAGTGAAAGCTGGCGAAATAATTATAAGAGAAGGCAAGAAAGGTACTCACATGTTTGTTTCAAATAGTGGAACATTCGAAGTTACTAAATACgattttaaagataattttgatgatattagAGTATTTGGAGAATTGGCTATTTTATATGATGCAAAACGACTTGCGACAATAAAAGCATTAACTAACGCTACAGTATGGGTGTTAGACGCACCTGTATACCATCATCTCCTTATTAG acACGCTGTAAAAGAACAgaatgaaaaagttaattttctaaTACAAAATGACGTTCTCAAAAATGCCGGCGATAAGATATTGAAGTTGGCTGCCAATTCTTTAAAATCTGAATTTTATGCCGGAGGAAAAACTATTATCAAAGAGGGTGAAAAAG GTAACAAGTTTTATATTGTGAGGGCAGGCTCGGTAACTGTATCGAAAAAAGGCGAAGGAATTGTGGGAAATTATAGCAAAGGTTATTTTTTTGGAGAAAGAGCTCTATTAGAGGAATCGCGGAGACAAGCTACCATAATAGCTAATCCACCTTTGGTAGAATGTCTTATTCTCTCAAGAAAAGTTTTCTTAGAACTCACGGAATATTTTCGAATAGAACCAGCCCGAGTAACGAGGAAAAAATCATCTCAATATCAAGATATTAAATTGGAAGACTTGGAGGTGATTTCAAATATAG GTATAGGGGGATTTGGAAGAATTGATTTGGTCAGACATAAAGTTAATAAGAAAATGTTTGCTCTGAAATACATGAGTAAATTTAATATAGTCGCCGATCAAAGGCAACAACATGCTATTAACGAAAGGATGCAAATGCAGTTGGATTCACCTTTCATTGTAACGATGTATAggacatttaaaaataacatatacgttttttatttaatggaacTTTGTCCAG CTGGTGATCTTTGGAATATTCTGTACAGAGAAACACCCGAACGACGTTTCAAAGAAAAAGACGCCAAATTTATAGTAGGATGCGTTCTGGAAGGTTTGGATTACTTACATTCTagggaaattatttttagagaCCTGAAACCGGAGAATGTACTTTTAACATCGACTGGTTATTTCCAGTTAACAGATTTTGgatatgcaaaaaaattatcgaaatttgaaaaaacgttCACTTTTGCAG GAACAGTCGAATATGTAGCTCCAgaattaattttgaagaaaccATATAATAGATCTGTGGATATTTGGTCAtgtggaatttttatttatgaaatgttATGTGGTAAAACGCCTTTTGTTTCTCCAGATAAAAacgaaaatgttattttcaaaaaaatattgagtggaatagaaaatattaaatttcccAGTGTGATAAATCAAGATGCGAAGgatcttattttaaaattatgtagaTCTAATCCACCAGATAGAATAG GTATGGAAAACAGtggtatttcaaaaataaaaaaacataaatggtTTAATGGTTTTTCATGGCAAAAGCTAGAGAATCTTGAAATGGAATCATCGTTTAAAGAAACAGCAAAAATAAACAGGCTAGGAACTAAATTAAAACCAGATCCAGACATTCCACAAGAGGAAACTTCCGGATGGGATGAAGAATTTTAG